In the Brassica napus cultivar Da-Ae chromosome A7, Da-Ae, whole genome shotgun sequence genome, one interval contains:
- the LOC106354651 gene encoding uncharacterized protein LOC106354651 isoform X3: MDFHGMNRKNLQILCKKHGIPANLKNIEMANRLASLIFQEEEEEEVVASRKAKKVRFSPETDNQVFEFTRSVKKSVRTRKAPQLGGGIELRRSKRSVSKGIGDDGDDVSNSISSVGSVQDDSLLPGDGDIQDERRSTRLAARIEKACVEGGTSKAVALLPAAKRSKRSGSGGSSTQEEGEDNDLNAPERVEDRDVQGGRRSRRLAAKTEKSSEEGGMSKSVTLLPAAKRSKGLVDVANKEEERETGEQHRKGGDSKVEMVRRRSMRFVNEQTSGQDQRRSVRLQASVEKTLVGQAKNDSVKASRVVKGNLVDKKTDENLVKSKRVTRNMKRGRSGEPEVDSGAASNQSNLTPKKTLNEFAHFEQEEACGADVKAGGSSKNQKCIEDKPQGIIIIEDSPSSSKTKAAESVEKVLDPTLDKSVDSSQRSNNREINCESVEGECEEKLERETVSMPVMEEDKEEVSPRSLSSPKDKLHVPTGHIIVQDIASTVIAEDSTKTKDKTLIYSPESELKENSCIAKLANVEESLENSTERWKEIHSGKDDEKGSLENDVQAENLHGNVSECNTESSSAEEEMEISKIGGLSVAHCVNLIPEKLLGEYSQLEPEEAERPNVEARSSSQKVKKIVIQEFVKDKPQEMAEDSASTSETKATEPAVISENVLDSTRTVSGETSAVRNSHELNSEVLEEGRGEKHEQAMTKKDKGETSSLSEFLTERSEVKTCLDNRISSCSLSVEATLSPASVQLAMSNPEADLGVPTGNEEETLILTPTSELKEGNAVAKISKVEAILGNSAEGCKEEEKGFLEKDVQAENLHVNFSECNTEKSSSEEVEISKDGCKSANLTPEKLLDTYTQLVPEEAGGPNVEIRSSSKKMKIVSSECLRENPQGMAEESPSTFVTKTAETLMMSENFSVDISPVGNTQELNHELRDEEREEKRELDIVLVAETEKEKKKASSPSELFVETTPPPRSLVQIAVSNPESELSVPTGHILGKDIVSAVIAEEAIKTEEVSKSVQSFVAKFAETDAVLENSAECSSKSLSSKDDGRGSLEKEKQSAKLYGNFSEYNSENINAEEQADICKVGRISPGHCVHRETLDEDESLMKSVQTISSARGCKPNALELSGSFSTDFASLSHKEENVSECLEEEEMKALSQPIPIQKAASNVLERSSLFTTPERNLMLMEQHSESGKICEADIVTQHNDEAVESHAVVFTTPEKLLLLGDSWLDDVGKEGEHTARDFPDESDVLNTSANEAFNEGERIVVELHDESNITASPLRHSRVGDFKEERTERNEEKRTVELHFESGTCAGPDKHDGAENSEGNITMELYEESVDFTGLEERHELFGDSGKDKAREDELQMDAQFYEEAGLSTEMHKDLPLADPELGEAGWLGINNDDKSGSLEGQLLYGDSEQKKAEKAPAEFRDESAVPSIPERHPFPEESELEEAAKSEENNALESQADCDNFTAAIVNAKSHDMSDVLTAPESHSIMGAFEPDGEENKDVELLGESNISTNEESGQDGKIKHNTAATCEESSFFISPERRHHLGNTGPHTAGKQERKEVEFKDESAFFTRLETRLLLGESTQDRLDNGKSGSAKYQSHHASSPKVILKDDSVVRECQVAAPDFRENTIVVSSGSIASKVSYSHEFSAGKVSAGAEFMPKASQAENVAGLDAIQGSSKQSRGNSPHVDACHTMGADTIIDAERNVSFSSYVLSLPAEGNSETIGEISNHIEVAGTCSLVSEESGPSTDIQNQIHDAVEELAVTDAKLTKNTQSDSETIGEISSQPEVTGTCSMVSEKSTPFMDIQNHINDALEEELAVTDNSKADDLIEAKVTRNMKNMDSSGGSDVSGKTCVLAVTEDEYLCYNSEVADPVDTAFEKDIFLAPDESTLQKNKNQEEISADDEMLKREDTPETFNESSENIGESSEKQVRREQVLIYRTQAKPKRHDMKENAPNSKIVDNLNVTAPRTSKRQPLQDLSKN; encoded by the exons ATGGATTTTCACGGAATGAATCGGAAAAATCTACAAATCCTATGTAAAAAGCATGGGATCCCTGCGAATCTCAAGAACATCGAGATGGCTAATCGACTCGCTTCTCTTATTTTCCAG gaggaggaggaggaggaggtagTCGCTAGTAGAAAAGCTAAGAAAGTAAGATTCAGTCCCGAGACTGATAATCAAGTTTTCGAATTCACTCGTTCTGTGAAGAAGAGTGTTAGAACGCGTAAAGCTCCTCAGCTTGGTGGAGGTATAGAGCTAAGGCGGTCGAAGCGAAGTGTGTCTAAGGGGATAggtgatgatggagatgatgtgTCAAACTCGATAAGTTCTGTTGGTAGTGTTCAAGATGATAGTTTATTACCTGGAGATGGAGATATTCAGGATGAGAGACGGTCCACGAGACTGGCGGCTAGAATTGAGAAAGCATGCGTGGAAGGTGGGACATCTAAGGCGGTAGCTTTATTACCTGCTGCTAAGCGGTCAAAGCGAAGTGGCTCTGGTGGTAGTAGTACTCAAGAAGAGGGTGAAGATAATGATTTGAATGCTCCAGAACGGGTTGAAGATAGAGATGTCCAGGGTGGGAGACGGTCCAGGCGACTGGCTGCTAAAACTGAGAAATCATCTGAGGAAGGTGGGATGTCAAAGTCGGTGACTTTATTACCTGCGGCTAAGCGGTCAAAAGGGCTTGTAGACGTGGctaacaaagaagaagaaagggaaaCGGGAGAACAACATAGGAAGGGTGGTGATTCTAAAGTTGAAATGGTGCGTAGGCGGTCTATGCGGTTTGTGAATGAGCAGACCAGTGGTCAGGATCAGAGAAGGTCAGTGAGACTTCAAGCTAGTGTGGAGAAGACATTAGTAGGTCAAGCAAAGAATGATTCAGTTAAGGCTTCAAGAGTAGTTAAAGGGAATCTAGTTGATAAGAAGACGGATGAGAATCTTGTCAAATCGAAAAGAGTTACTAGAAATATGAAACGGGGCAGATCAGGAGAGCCAGAGGTGGACAGTGGAGCTGCATCAAACCAAAGCAATCTAACGCCTAAGAAGACTTTGAATGAGTTCGCTCACTTTGAGCAAGAAGAAGCTTGTGGAGCTGATGTTAAAGCTGGAGGCTCTTCCAAGAATCAAAAATGCATCGAGGATAAGCCTCAaggaataataataattgagGACTCTCCTTCTTCCTCCAAAACCAAAGCTGCAGAATCTGTTGAGAAGGTTCTCGATCCTACACTGGATAAATCAGTTGATAGTTCTCAAAGGTCAAACAATCGAGAGATAAATTGTGAATCTGTGGAAGGAGAATGTGAAGAGAAACTTGAGCGAGAGACAGTTTCTATGCCCGTGATGGAGGAGGACAAAGAGGAAGTATCACCACGCTCTCTAAGCAGCCCAAAAGATAAGCTACACGTCCCTACTGGCCATATCATTGTCCAGGATATTGCTTCAACAGTTATAGCAGAGGATAGTACCAAAACAAAGGACAAAACCCTTATTTACTCTCCTGAATCTGAGCTTAAGGAGAATAGCTGTATAGCTAAGTTAGCAAACGTTGAAG aaagtCTGGAAAACTCAACTGAACGTTGGAAAGAGATTCACTCAGGCAAAGATGATGAGAAAGGTTCCTTGGAGAATGATGTACAAGCAGAAAATTTGCATGGGAACGTTTCTGAATGCAATACTGAGAGTAGCAGTGCAGAAGAAGAAATGGAGATTAGTAAGATCGGTGGTCTGAGTGTTGCTCACTGTGTAAATCTAATACCAGAAAAACTTTTGGGTGAGTACTCTCAGTTAGAGCCAGAAGAAGCAGAGCGGCCTAATGTGGAAGCTAGAAGCTCTTCCCAGAAAGTGAAGAAGATAGTGATTCAAGAATTCGTAAAAGATAAGCCACAAGAAATGGCTGAGGACTCAGCTTCTACATCTGAAACCAAAGCTACAGAACCTGCTGTGATTTCTGAGAATGTTTTGGATTCTACACGGACAGTTTCAGGTGAGACGTCAGCGGTGAGAAACAGTCACGAGTTGAATTCTGAAGTTTTGGAAGAAGGACGTGGAGAGAAACATGAGCAAGCAATGACTAAGAAAGACAAAGGGGAAACATCATCACTCTCTGAATTTCTTACTGAGCGCTCAGAAGTGAAAACCTGCCTAGATAACCGCATCAGTAGCTGTTCTCTATCTGTGGAAGCTACTTTGTCTCCTGCTTCAGTACAATTAGCAATGAGCAACCCGGAAGCCGATCTAGGCGTGCCTACTGGCAATGAGGAGGAAACCCTTATTTTAACCCCTACATCTGAGCTTAAGGAGGGCAACGCTGTTGCTAAGATATCAAAAGTAGAAG CAATCCTGGGAAACTCAGCTGAAGGTTGCAAAGAGGAAGAGAAAGGTTTCTTGGAGAAGGATGTCCAAGCAGAAAATTTGCATGTAAACTTTTCTGAATGCAACACTGAGAAGAGCAGCTCAGAAGAAGTGGAGATTAGTAAGGACGGTTGTAAGAGTGCAAATCTGACGCCAGAGAAACTTTTGGATACGTACACTCAATTGGTGCCAGAAGAAGCAGGGGGACCTAATGTGGAAATTAGAAGCTCTTCCAAGAAAATGAAGATAGTGAGTTCAGAATGCCTAAGAGAGAATCCACAAGGAATGGCTGAGGAGTCGCCTTCTACATTCGTGACCAAAACTGCAGAAACTCTCATGATGTCTGAGAATTTTTCAGTTGATATTTCACCAGTGGGAAACACTCAAGAGTTGAATCATGAACTTAGGGATGAAGAACGTGAAGAGAAACGAGAGCTAGACATAGTTCTGGTGGCTGAGACagagaaggagaaaaagaaAGCATCATCACCATCTGAGCTATTTGTGGAAACCACTCCACCTCCTCGTTCTTTAGTACAGATAGCAGTGAGCAACCCTGAATCCGAGCTAAGTGTGCCTACTGGACATATCCTTGGTAAGGATATTGTTTCAGCAGTTATTGCTGAGGAAGCTATTAAAACCGAGGAGGTTTCTAAATCTGTGCAGAGCTTTGTAGCTAAATTTGCAGAAACAGATG CAGTCCTGGAAAATTCAGCTGAATGTTCGAGCAAGAGTCTTTCAAGCAAAGATGATGGTAGAGGTTCCTTGGAGAAGGAAAAACAATCAGCAAAGCTATATGGAAACTTCTCTGAATACAACTCTGAGAATATCAATGCAGAAGAACAAGCAGACATCTGTAAGGTTGGTCGTATTAGCCCTGGTCATTGTGTGCACCGGGAGACACTCGACGAGGATGAGAGTCTAATGAAATCTGTGCAAACAATTTCTAGTGCGAGAGGTTGTAAACCAAATGCGTTGGAGCTAAGTGGATCGTTTTCAACTGACTTTGCTTCCCTTTCACATAAGGAAGAGAACGTTTCAGAGTGTTTGGAGGAAGAGGAAATGAAAGCTTTATCCCAACCTATACCAATACAAAAGGCTGCTAGCAACGTACTTGAGAGGTCGTCTCTATTCACTACTCCCGAGAGGAACTTGATGTTAATGGAGCAACACAGCGAAAGTGGAAAGATCTGTGAAGCTGATATAGTGACCCAGCACAATGATGAAGCAGTAGAGTCTCATGCTGTTGTTTTCACAACTCCTGAAAAACTTTTACTGCTGGGTGATTCTTGGCTAGATGATGTGGGAAAGGAAGGGGAACATACAGCCAGAGACTTTCCGGATGAATCTGATGTTCTCAATACCAGCGCAAATGAAGCTTTTAATGAAGGAGAAAGAATAGTAGTTGAGCTTCATGACGAGTCTAACATTACCGCAAGCCCACTGAGACATTCCAGGGTAGGAGACTTCAAAGAAGAAAGAACCGAAAGGAATGAAGAAAAAAGGACGGTTGAGCTCCATTTTGAATCCGGCACTTGCGCTGGACCGGATAAACATGATGGAGCAGAGAATAGTGAAGGAAACATAACTATGGAGTTATATGAAGAATCAGTTGATTTCACTGGTCTGGAGGAGAGACATGAGCTTTTTGGGGATTCTGGAAAAGATAAAGCTAGAGAAGATGAACTCCAGATGGATGCACAGTTCTATGAGGAAGCTGGATTATCCACTGAGATGCACAAAGATCTACCTTTAGCAGACCCTGAACTAGGCGAAGCAGGATGGCTAGGAATTAATAATGATGACAAGTCAGGTAGCCTGGAGGGACAACTGTTATATGGAGACTCTGAACAAAAGAAAGCAGAAAAGGCGCCTGCAGAGTTTCGTGATGAGTCTGCTGTTCCCAGTATCCCAGAAAGACATCCATTCCCGGAAGAGTCTGAACTGGAAGAAGCTGCAAAAAGTGAAGAAAACAATGCTTTGGAATCGCAAGCTGACTGTGACAACTTCACTGCCGCCATCGTAAATGCTAAGTCTCATGATATGTCCGATGTTCTTACTGCTCCTGAAAGCCACTCTATTATGGGAGCCTTTGAGCCAGATGGAGAAGAAAACAAGGATGTGGAATTGTTGGGTGAATCTAACATTTCCACAAACGAAGAGTCTGGACAAGATGGAAAGATAAAACATAATACAGCAGCCACTTGCGAAGAGTCTTCTTTTTTCATTTCTCCAGAGAGGCGACACCATCTAGGAAACACTGGACCACACACTGCTGGAAAGCAAGAACGAAAGGAAGTGGAGTTCAAGGACGAGTCTGCCTTCTTCACTAGGCTCGAGACTCGTTTACTTTTGGGAGAGTCTACTCAGGACCGTCTTGATAATGGCAAGTCTGGCTCAGCCAAGTATCAAAGCCATCATGCTTCTTCTCCCAAAGTTATTTTGAAGGACGACAGTGTGGTTCGGGAATGTCAAGTTGCAGCTCCAGATTTCAGAGAAAACACTATTGTTGTTTCAAGTGGTAGTATCGCATCCAAAGTTTCTTATAGCCATGAGTTCAGTGCCGGGAAAGTATCTGCAGGTGCAGAGTTTATGCCAAAAGCTTCTCAGGCAGAAAATGTTGCAGGTCTAGATGCCATACAAGGGTCATCAAAGCAAAGCAGAGGGAATTCTCCACATGTCGACGCATGCCATACTATGGGGGCTGACACTATCATAGATGCAGAAAGAAATGTTTCCTTCAGCTCCTACGTTCTTTCCTTACCAGCTGAAGGTAATTCCGAGACAATTGGTGAAATTTCCAACCACATAGAAGTTGCTGGAACCTGTTCGTTGGTGTCTG AAGAATCTGGCCCTTCCACAGACATTCAGAATCAGATACATGATGCAGTGGAGGAACTGGCAGTAACAG ATGCAAAGTTAACTAAGAACACTCAAAGTGATTCCGAGACAATTGGTGAAATTTCCAGCCAACCTGAAGTTACTGGAACCTGCTCCATGGTGTCAG AAAAATCTACCCCTTTCATGGATATTCAGAACCATATAAATGACGCACTGGAGGAGGAACTAGCAGTAACAG ACAACAGCAAAGCAGACGACCTCATAGAAGCAAAAGTAACAAGGAACATGAAGAACATGGACTCTTCAGGTGGGTCTGATGTCTCTGGAAAGACATGCGTCTTAGCTGTAACAGAGGATGAGTACTTATGTTACAATTCTGAAGTAGCTGATCCTGTTGATACTGCATTTG AGAAAGACATCTTTCTGGCTCCTGATGAATCCACTCTTCAGAAAAACAAGAACCAAGAAG